A single genomic interval of Terriglobia bacterium harbors:
- a CDS encoding branched-chain amino acid transaminase, giving the protein MSSLPNFVFHKGRIVPYSDVKFGVLMHAMNYGTAVFGGLRAYWNKDEKQLFVFRPKDHFRRFLQSAKLLCMELPFSGDDLTNGLVNLIQTEGYQEDLYIRPLGFYSDEIIGVRVHDLTADATIVVMPFGSYNKNEENMHVTVSSWRRIDDNSIPARGKIAGAYVNSAFIKTDAVRAGFDEAIVLNGDGHVSEGSAANFFMLRNGVLCTPPITDNVLEGITRRTVIQLLRDEFRMEVQERPIDRTELYLADEMFFCGTGAQISAITRVDHRTVGTGKIGDVTQRLRHLYFDVVRGRVPKYRDWCHGVYDVKKTVTADDRTHVTVE; this is encoded by the coding sequence GTGTCTTCGTTGCCAAATTTCGTGTTTCATAAGGGCCGCATCGTTCCTTATTCGGACGTGAAATTCGGCGTGCTGATGCATGCCATGAATTACGGAACGGCGGTATTCGGGGGTCTCCGTGCTTACTGGAATAAGGACGAAAAACAGCTGTTCGTTTTTCGGCCGAAGGACCATTTCCGGCGGTTTCTGCAATCCGCGAAACTGCTATGCATGGAGCTGCCCTTTTCCGGCGACGATTTGACGAACGGGCTGGTCAACTTGATCCAGACGGAAGGCTACCAGGAAGACCTTTACATCCGTCCGCTGGGTTTTTATTCGGACGAGATCATCGGTGTGCGCGTTCACGACCTGACCGCCGACGCAACGATCGTTGTCATGCCGTTTGGTTCGTACAACAAGAACGAAGAAAACATGCACGTGACGGTCTCTTCCTGGCGCCGGATTGACGACAACTCGATCCCGGCCCGCGGCAAGATCGCGGGCGCCTACGTCAATTCCGCTTTCATCAAGACGGACGCCGTGCGCGCCGGCTTCGATGAAGCCATCGTGCTGAACGGCGACGGCCACGTTTCCGAGGGATCGGCCGCGAATTTCTTCATGCTGCGCAATGGCGTGCTGTGTACACCTCCGATTACAGACAACGTGCTCGAAGGCATCACGCGCCGGACGGTCATTCAGTTGCTTCGCGACGAGTTCCGGATGGAAGTCCAGGAGCGGCCGATCGATCGCACCGAGCTTTATCTGGCCGACGAAATGTTCTTCTGCGGCACCGGCGCGCAGATCAGCGCGATCACGCGTGTCGATCACCGCACGGTGGGAACCGGCAAAATCGGAGACGTGACGCAGCGGCTGCGCCATCTCTATTTCGATGTCGTCCGCGGCCGTGTGCCGAAGTATCGGGACTGGTGCCACGGGGTTTACGACGTCAAAAAGACCGTCACTGCAGACGATCGAACGCACGTTACGGTTGAGTAG
- a CDS encoding GNAT family N-acetyltransferase produces the protein MSSAFQIRQAAERDVPVILSFIRQLAEYERLSHEAVMTEETLRQSLFGPRPAAEVLLGYAGEQPVAFAVFFHNFSTFLGRSGLYLEDLFVIPEMRGKGFGRAMLVELARIANERKCGRFEWAVLDWNKPAIDFYKNLGAVSMDEWTIFRVTGDALKRLAENGNLN, from the coding sequence TTGAGTAGCGCCTTTCAAATCCGGCAGGCGGCCGAACGCGACGTTCCGGTGATTCTTTCGTTCATCCGGCAACTTGCCGAGTATGAACGGCTGTCGCATGAGGCTGTCATGACCGAAGAGACCCTGCGCCAGAGTCTCTTCGGTCCCCGGCCCGCTGCCGAAGTTCTTCTCGGTTATGCGGGCGAGCAACCGGTCGCCTTCGCGGTTTTCTTCCATAATTTCTCCACGTTCCTCGGCCGCTCCGGCCTCTATCTGGAAGATCTGTTCGTGATTCCCGAAATGCGAGGAAAGGGATTCGGCCGCGCCATGCTGGTGGAACTCGCCAGAATTGCCAACGAGCGCAAATGCGGACGTTTCGAATGGGCGGTCCTGGACTGGAATAAACCGGCGATCGACTTTTACAAAAACCTCGGCGCTGTATCGATGGATGAATGGACGATCTTCCGCGTGACAGGGGACGCCCTGAAAAGGCTGGCGGAAAATGGGAACCTGAACTAA
- a CDS encoding MFS transporter, producing MPAQSDQFKRLTVLIAVATVDMIGGAMVFPLIPFYGLKFHASDITIGAIISSFFIAQLISAPLWGRVSDRYGRRPALLVGLTASTVAFAVFGFANSIWLLFLCRIVQGLGGGTTGVLQAYVSDTIPPEDRARSLGWLSAGTNVGTMVGPVLGSFATFWGQQWPGYIAAGLCLTNAICAWKWLPESKPENAEVPPRKPVWHGVWSVLRNPTGQVQRLTLIYAVAMFAFSCLSSVLALYLNKDFGITEKTIGYVFLYVGFFSVLMRSTLIGPIVDRIGEPGSIRAGAGILILGLLAYPMAPSLWSLAFIVPLVPIGTSLLFPATTAMMSRHSHKAEIGLTMGIAQTFAGVSRVLAPLVSTSLFERINHGMPFYCAAFFVGLVSLLAFQVEPRQAPEPVRVVD from the coding sequence ATGCCTGCTCAATCGGATCAATTCAAGCGCTTGACGGTTTTAATTGCCGTGGCCACGGTCGACATGATCGGCGGCGCCATGGTTTTCCCTCTGATCCCATTCTACGGCTTGAAGTTCCACGCTTCGGACATCACGATCGGCGCGATCATCTCCTCCTTCTTTATTGCGCAGCTGATTTCGGCTCCGCTGTGGGGCCGCGTATCCGATCGTTACGGCAGGCGGCCCGCGTTGCTGGTCGGGCTCACCGCGTCGACTGTGGCGTTCGCGGTATTCGGCTTTGCGAATTCGATCTGGCTTTTGTTTCTGTGCCGCATCGTGCAGGGCCTCGGGGGCGGAACCACCGGCGTCCTTCAGGCGTATGTCAGCGATACCATCCCGCCGGAAGATCGCGCACGTTCCCTGGGATGGCTTTCCGCGGGGACGAACGTCGGCACGATGGTCGGACCGGTGCTCGGGTCCTTCGCCACGTTTTGGGGGCAGCAGTGGCCTGGATACATTGCGGCGGGCCTGTGCTTGACGAACGCCATATGCGCCTGGAAATGGCTGCCGGAATCCAAGCCGGAAAATGCGGAGGTCCCGCCGAGAAAACCGGTCTGGCACGGAGTCTGGTCGGTGCTCCGGAACCCGACAGGCCAGGTGCAGCGCCTGACCTTGATTTACGCGGTCGCGATGTTTGCATTTTCCTGCCTTTCGTCGGTGCTGGCGCTGTATCTGAACAAGGACTTCGGCATTACCGAAAAAACCATCGGATATGTCTTCCTGTACGTCGGATTCTTTTCGGTTCTGATGCGATCCACCTTGATCGGTCCGATCGTGGACCGGATCGGCGAGCCGGGGTCGATCCGGGCCGGCGCCGGAATATTGATCCTCGGCTTGCTGGCTTATCCCATGGCGCCGAGTCTCTGGTCGCTGGCGTTTATTGTTCCCCTGGTGCCGATCGGGACGTCCCTTCTGTTTCCGGCCACAACAGCGATGATGTCGAGGCATTCTCACAAAGCCGAAATCGGCCTCACGATGGGTATCGCTCAGACGTTTGCTGGAGTTTCCAGGGTCCTGGCGCCTCTGGTTTCAACCTCACTCTTTGAACGGATCAACCACGGAATGCCGTTCTACTGTGCCGCCTTCTTCGTCGGTCTGGTCAGCCTGCTCGCCTTCCAGGTCGAGCCGCGGCAGGCTCCCGAGCCTGTCCGTGTGGTAGACTGA
- a CDS encoding DNA-3-methyladenine glycosylase gives MHDQHIQAALRHLCRRDPVMRKVIKEAGPFTMRPHRNRFRALVYSILGQQISGKAASAIRKRLVDHLKPEEIAPHTIARLTPETLRSLGISSQKARYLLDLAGRVAGGEIRLDRIGRLRDEEVIETLTQVKGIGVWTAQMFLIFSLGRLDVFPHDDLGVRVAIRNLYGLDELPNKEIGHRIAAPWRPYASIASWYCWRSLEFKKPD, from the coding sequence ATGCACGATCAACACATCCAGGCGGCCCTCCGCCACCTTTGCCGGCGGGATCCCGTCATGCGGAAAGTCATCAAGGAAGCCGGCCCGTTTACCATGCGCCCGCATCGCAACCGCTTCCGGGCATTGGTCTATTCGATTCTCGGCCAGCAGATCTCCGGCAAAGCTGCTTCGGCGATAAGAAAGCGGCTTGTGGACCATCTGAAACCGGAAGAGATCGCGCCGCATACGATCGCGCGCCTCACTCCGGAAACCCTGCGCAGTCTGGGCATTTCGAGCCAGAAGGCGAGGTATCTGCTCGATCTCGCCGGCCGCGTCGCCGGCGGCGAAATCCGCCTGGATCGGATCGGGCGGCTGCGTGACGAAGAAGTCATCGAAACGCTGACTCAGGTGAAAGGAATCGGCGTCTGGACCGCCCAGATGTTTCTTATATTTTCGCTCGGCCGCCTTGATGTTTTCCCTCACGACGACCTGGGCGTGCGGGTCGCCATCCGCAACCTATATGGTCTGGATGAACTGCCCAACAAGGAAATCGGCCACCGGATCGCCGCTCCCTGGCGGCCGTATGCCAGCATCGCCAGCTGGTACTGCTGGCGCAGCCTGGAATTTAAGAAGCCCGACTGA
- a CDS encoding YihY/virulence factor BrkB family protein, producing MRTFKLRPLQIVTASFRKFYEDDGTFLASGLAFGLLFYSVPFALLTVSVLSLTIGRSDAALAWLRRLSANMIPHSRDTFDNFVASIVAKRGLLGFFGFIAFLFASSATFGSVRLVLNRVFRGREPRGIVHGKLMEVAMMFGTSLLFFIIFGVVYMINLVESFLATLWIEQYIHPGIVLLGWVVGLMATFALFFFLYRFSPSETLSPPALIVASATATCLFQVSKWAFGIYLQYAQTTTAIYGALSALVFFFLWLYYACTIFVFSAEVGWVFDSQR from the coding sequence TTGAGAACCTTCAAATTGCGGCCGCTCCAAATCGTCACCGCATCGTTTCGAAAGTTCTACGAGGATGACGGAACTTTCCTGGCCAGCGGGCTGGCGTTCGGGCTTTTGTTTTACTCGGTTCCCTTTGCGCTTTTGACCGTATCCGTCCTGAGCCTCACGATCGGCCGGTCCGACGCGGCACTCGCATGGTTGCGCCGCTTATCCGCCAACATGATTCCCCACTCCCGCGACACCTTCGACAATTTCGTTGCATCGATTGTTGCAAAACGCGGCCTGCTGGGTTTCTTTGGTTTCATCGCTTTTCTTTTTGCCAGCAGCGCCACGTTTGGTTCTGTCCGCCTGGTGCTGAATCGTGTCTTCCGCGGCCGCGAACCCCGCGGAATTGTTCATGGCAAACTCATGGAAGTCGCGATGATGTTCGGCACCTCGCTCTTGTTTTTCATCATTTTCGGGGTCGTCTATATGATCAATCTGGTGGAAAGCTTTCTCGCAACTCTCTGGATCGAACAATACATTCATCCCGGGATCGTGCTGCTGGGATGGGTCGTGGGTCTTATGGCGACGTTCGCGCTTTTCTTCTTTTTGTATCGCTTTTCTCCATCCGAAACCCTCAGTCCTCCCGCGCTCATCGTGGCCTCTGCCACAGCGACGTGTCTCTTCCAGGTTTCCAAATGGGCCTTCGGCATCTATCTGCAATACGCGCAGACAACAACCGCCATTTACGGCGCACTCAGCGCCCTGGTGTTTTTCTTCCTCTGGCTGTACTACGCCTGTACTATCTTTGTTTTTTCCGCCGAAGTAGGCTGGGTCTTCGATTCGCAGCGTTAG